A region from the Spirochaeta thermophila DSM 6192 genome encodes:
- a CDS encoding STAS domain-containing protein: METLEIIHYLKEGDKLIFFLPRHLRAVGAYSLFTHAEKLIQEHNPSALLLDLSGTEYIDSTTIGTFLKLRACMLGRQGAFLLANLHPKVARILSDMHLYDYFSRFSDEALSRVREKVLDSVPMIDKRFLAPWYLKETHECLVKAAPALKESFLPLLRALEAKIALSCNQRAGV, translated from the coding sequence ATGGAGACTTTAGAGATCATTCATTACCTCAAGGAAGGTGACAAGCTCATCTTCTTCCTTCCCCGCCACCTGAGGGCGGTGGGCGCGTATTCCCTCTTCACCCATGCAGAGAAGCTCATCCAGGAACACAACCCCTCGGCGCTTCTCCTCGACCTGAGTGGTACCGAATACATCGACAGCACCACCATCGGCACCTTCCTCAAACTCAGGGCCTGTATGCTCGGAAGGCAGGGGGCCTTCCTCCTCGCCAATCTCCACCCCAAGGTGGCGCGCATCCTCTCGGACATGCACCTCTACGACTATTTCTCCCGTTTCAGCGACGAGGCGCTCTCACGGGTGCGGGAGAAGGTGCTCGACTCCGTGCCGATGATCGACAAGAGGTTCCTCGCACCGTGGTACCTCAAGGAGACCCACGAGTGCCTGGTGAAGGCCGCGCCGGCCTTGAAGGAGTCCTTCCTCCCCCTGCTCAGGGCCCTCGAGGCGAAGATCGCCCTCTCGTGCAACCAACGCGCCGGGGTCTGA
- a CDS encoding RidA family protein: MEYVHAEGAPEAIGPYSQAVRAGEMVFCSGQIGLDPATGSLVSGSIEAEVRRALENLTAVLEAAGCTREDVVKTTIFLVDMADFEAVNRIYGGYFPHRPARSTVAVKALPRGARVEVECIAVRR, encoded by the coding sequence ATGGAGTACGTGCATGCCGAAGGTGCTCCCGAGGCGATAGGCCCCTACTCCCAGGCCGTTCGCGCAGGGGAGATGGTGTTCTGCTCGGGCCAGATAGGGCTCGATCCCGCCACGGGGAGCCTGGTGAGCGGCTCCATCGAGGCGGAGGTACGGAGGGCGCTCGAGAACCTCACGGCGGTGCTCGAGGCTGCAGGCTGCACGAGGGAGGACGTGGTGAAGACCACGATCTTCCTCGTCGATATGGCGGACTTCGAGGCCGTGAACCGGATCTACGGCGGGTACTTCCCGCACCGGCCCGCCCGCTCCACGGTGGCGGTCAAGGCCCTCCCGAGGGGGGCGCGGGTGGAGGTGGAGTGCATCGCGGTGCGCCGATGA
- a CDS encoding lactate utilization protein, translating to MPTAEVLREFSLARAKEVKRVFERRGFEVFVASSVAESREVVERIVPEDALVAWGGSMTLEESGIKDLLRTGPYRVLDRDRAASAEEVERIYRETFSCDYFFMSANALSLDGHIVNIDGRGNRLAALLFGPRYVVMVVGWNKVVATLDEALARAKHLAAPLNATRLEKHTPCRRSTVCEDCLGDESICSHTVITRRSVPRGRIKLILVGQRLGF from the coding sequence ATGCCGACCGCAGAGGTGCTCAGGGAGTTCTCGCTCGCACGCGCAAAGGAGGTCAAACGTGTCTTCGAGCGCCGGGGTTTCGAGGTGTTCGTGGCTTCGTCGGTGGCCGAGTCACGCGAGGTGGTGGAGCGGATCGTGCCCGAGGATGCACTGGTCGCCTGGGGAGGGTCCATGACCCTCGAGGAGTCGGGGATAAAGGACCTGCTTCGGACGGGCCCCTATCGGGTCCTCGACAGGGACAGGGCCGCCTCCGCCGAGGAGGTGGAGCGGATCTACAGGGAGACCTTCTCCTGTGACTACTTCTTCATGAGCGCCAATGCCCTCTCGCTCGATGGACACATCGTGAATATCGACGGCAGGGGCAACAGGCTCGCGGCCCTGCTCTTCGGCCCCAGGTACGTGGTGATGGTGGTGGGGTGGAACAAGGTGGTAGCGACCCTCGACGAGGCCCTCGCCAGGGCGAAACACCTAGCCGCGCCACTCAACGCGACGCGCCTCGAGAAGCACACGCCGTGCAGGAGGAGCACGGTGTGCGAGGACTGCCTGGGGGACGAGTCGATCTGCTCCCACACGGTGATCACCAGGCGTTCCGTGCCCCGGGGAAGGATCAAGCTCATCCTGGTGGGACAGAGGCTGGGATTCTAG